Proteins encoded by one window of Streptosporangiales bacterium:
- a CDS encoding glycosyltransferase, producing the protein MSRTAVRPLVVTNDFPPRPGGIQVFVHALTAGLPDPVVYAPAWRGADAFDRAQPFEVVRHPTSLLLPVPAVRRRVVEVAQAYGCDAAVFGAAAPLGLLAPALRAAGVCRVVALTHGHEAGWARLPGARATLRRIGDRVDALTYVGEYTRQRIEPALSDAGAARLVQLRPGVDHRVFRPGAGGVAVKQRYGLTGRPVVVCVSRLVPRKGQDVLLRAWPAVRRQVPDAVLLLVGGGPARHRLRRLAAATGVADAVVFTGSVPRDELPAYFDAGDVFAMPCRSRLGGLDVEALGMVFLEAAACGLPVVAGAAGGAVDAVRDGDTGYLVDGRRPAAVAARLVQLLTDPAAAAAMGERARRWVLQEWQWPPQAARLRELLAPGGQV; encoded by the coding sequence CTGAGCCGCACCGCAGTGCGCCCGCTCGTCGTCACCAACGACTTCCCGCCCCGGCCAGGCGGCATCCAGGTGTTCGTGCACGCGCTGACGGCCGGGTTGCCCGACCCGGTCGTGTACGCGCCCGCGTGGCGCGGTGCGGACGCGTTCGACCGTGCGCAGCCGTTCGAGGTCGTGCGCCACCCGACGTCTCTGCTGCTGCCGGTGCCGGCGGTGCGGCGGCGGGTCGTCGAGGTGGCGCAGGCGTACGGGTGCGACGCCGCGGTGTTCGGCGCGGCGGCACCGCTCGGCCTGCTCGCGCCGGCGCTGCGGGCAGCGGGGGTGTGCCGCGTCGTCGCGCTCACGCACGGACACGAGGCCGGGTGGGCGCGGCTGCCTGGCGCGCGTGCGACGTTGCGGCGCATCGGGGACCGGGTGGACGCGCTGACGTACGTCGGCGAGTACACCAGGCAGCGCATCGAGCCGGCGCTGTCCGACGCCGGCGCGGCGCGGTTGGTGCAGCTGCGCCCGGGCGTGGACCACCGGGTGTTCCGGCCGGGCGCCGGGGGCGTCGCGGTCAAGCAGCGGTACGGGCTGACGGGGCGGCCGGTGGTGGTGTGCGTGTCGCGGCTGGTGCCGCGCAAGGGCCAGGACGTCTTACTGCGGGCCTGGCCCGCGGTACGTCGGCAGGTGCCGGACGCCGTGCTGCTGCTCGTCGGCGGCGGGCCCGCCAGGCACCGGTTGCGGCGGCTGGCCGCGGCCACCGGGGTGGCGGACGCCGTCGTGTTCACCGGTTCGGTGCCGCGCGACGAGCTGCCGGCCTACTTCGACGCCGGGGACGTGTTCGCCATGCCGTGCCGCAGCCGGTTGGGCGGACTGGACGTCGAGGCGCTCGGCATGGTGTTCCTCGAGGCCGCCGCGTGTGGGCTCCCCGTAGTCGCCGGCGCCGCCGGCGGTGCGGTGGACGCCGTACGGGACGGCGACACCGGCTACCTGGTGGACGGCCGCCGGCCGGCAGCTGTGGCGGCTCGCCTGGTCCAGCTACTCACCGACCCGGCCGCAGCCGCGGCCATGGGAGAACGCGCCCGCCGCTGGGTGCTGCAGGAGTGGCAGTGGCCGCCCCAGGCGGCCAGGCTCCGCGAGCTGCTGGCGCCTGGCGGTCAGGTGTAG